The nucleotide sequence CCATTACCATTCTGTACTCAAGAATCTCCTGTAAGGAGTTCTTATCAATCATGAACATGGGAAACAACATGTCACGGTAGTTCTCACTGGTCACTCTTCTAATAAAGGAACCTTCCCCGTGTCGTGTCTCTACAATTCCCAAGGCCTTGAGCTTCTGCATCGCCTCACGAATGCTGATGCGGCTCACTCCAAATTCTTGCCTCATTTCATTTTCAGAAGGGAGTTTTGCACCCTCCTTCCATTTATTGTTCTTGATCTGGGCAAGTAACTGTTCATACACTTGGTTGGATATCTTCTCTTGTCTCACAATTTTCGTTGAATTCTGTTGTGGCATTAAAAGTTCCCCCCAAGTCAGTACCACTGATAGGTTATCATACAAGTGTTATATGTCAACAAGATTTTTAGACAAATTTACTTCATAGTATATATTTATCGATATTTTTTAATTGATTGACTTGCTGCAAAGTGTTACTGCAGTATGTAGATAGTCATAATTTTCTTTACATACTATCATCATCTGTCCCGTCGTTTTACCGATAATACAAGTTTTGAAGAGATTGGGTAAAGAAATGGAGCCAGTTCCCTACAGTCGGGACCTGGCTCTCTGAATATATGATTAAGATTCGATTACTTACGAACCTCAATGCCCGCTTCCTTCTCGTACCACTGGACAAGCCCGCCGTGGTCGTCAGAGCCCTTCCCATCGGAGGAAAGAGATCTCATCATCTCGATGATCGAGTCAGAGAGGGGTGTCGGGGTCTTCACCGTCGCTGCGGTGTCAAGGGCGTTCTGCAGGTCCTTGATGTGCAGGTCGATGCGGAACCCGGGCCTGAAGTTCCCGTCCAGCACCAAAGGCGCCTTCGCGTCGAGGACCGTACTGCCGGCAAGTCCCCCACGGATAGCCCTGAACACCTTCTCGGGGTCCACGTCGGCCTTGGTGGCCAGCACCAGTGCCTCGCTCATCCCCGCGATGTTCGCCGCCACCATGATCTGGTTCGCCAGCTTGGTCGTGTTCCCGCTTCCGATCTCACCGACGAGGGTCACACTCCCGCCCATCACCTGCAGGATCGGCTCGACAACCTTGAAGGTGTCCTCCGGTCCGCCGACCATGATCGCAAGGGTGCCGTCGATCGCCTTCGGCTCCCCGCCGGAGACAGGAGCATCAAGCATGACCACTCCCTTCTTCGCAAGCTCGGCTGCCACCTCCCGGCTCACGATCGGGCTGATGGAGCTCATGTCCACCACCACCAGGCCTTCCCTGGCGCCT is from uncultured Sphaerochaeta sp. and encodes:
- the garR gene encoding 2-hydroxy-3-oxopropionate reductase, producing MKIGFIGLGIMGKPMAKNLIKAGYSLVVNDINKEAVSELVSAGAAEAASAKEVASQSDVVVTMLPNSPHVQTVVLGEGGVIEGAREGLVVVDMSSISPIVSREVAAELAKKGVVMLDAPVSGGEPKAIDGTLAIMVGGPEDTFKVVEPILQVMGGSVTLVGEIGSGNTTKLANQIMVAANIAGMSEALVLATKADVDPEKVFRAIRGGLAGSTVLDAKAPLVLDGNFRPGFRIDLHIKDLQNALDTAATVKTPTPLSDSIIEMMRSLSSDGKGSDDHGGLVQWYEKEAGIEVRK